In Halobaculum halobium, a genomic segment contains:
- a CDS encoding TrmB family transcriptional regulator, whose amino-acid sequence MDLTSSQREILNTLVNGYEETESPMPATRIAEVCDRHVGTIRNLMQMMKSLGLVEGVPGSEGGYVPTEAAFEALGRDPDDDDSGETLGLAHDYDRVDVAVESIDFTNVHHPKKCRATVTFRESVTRFSVGDPVIVGPTPKSGLVITGQVEATDEGRNILHLDVARMEAPLEQ is encoded by the coding sequence ATGGACCTGACCAGCAGTCAGCGGGAGATCCTGAACACCCTCGTCAACGGATACGAGGAGACGGAATCCCCGATGCCGGCCACGAGGATCGCCGAGGTTTGCGACCGGCACGTGGGAACCATCCGGAACCTGATGCAGATGATGAAGTCGCTCGGGTTGGTCGAGGGCGTTCCGGGATCCGAGGGCGGGTACGTGCCGACCGAGGCCGCCTTCGAGGCACTGGGCCGTGACCCCGACGACGACGACAGCGGCGAGACGCTCGGGCTCGCCCACGACTACGACCGGGTCGACGTGGCCGTCGAGTCGATCGACTTCACGAACGTCCACCACCCGAAGAAGTGCCGCGCAACGGTGACGTTTCGGGAGTCAGTCACTCGGTTCAGCGTGGGCGATCCGGTGATCGTCGGGCCGACTCCGAAGTCGGGGCTCGTGATCACCGGGCAGGTCGAAGCGACCGACGAGGGCCGCAACATCCTCCACCTCGATGTTGCACGGATGGAAGCGCCGTTAGAACAGTAG
- a CDS encoding NAD+ synthase encodes MATGRPETGALNDDNHDFGQPDLLRSESTRLIRERADALDAETAVVCLSGGVDSATTAALAVKALGASSVTALIMPTDTTDERHTNDARSFAESLGVDYATVSLKPAVDVFKRYVAPRIAADGDAVAAGNLAARLRMACAHLVADASDGMVVGTSNRTERLLGYFTKYGDDAADLHPLGEYDKTAVRALATALDVPTEIISRPPTAGFWAGQTDESELGASYATLDRVLGALVGPDPDARPLPIDEATGVDSETVARLLDRVQQTAHKRQLPPEPSREVADSPTGTSGDTACPLVGGDRRASKTAARASDLIRSQVDAADGDGVIVDLGAGRESGIAAAIAVEALGASRVRGLHLPCHKAAGLTAPAPESIADDLGISMDRVTIRPLVTELEAALPTRTTERAGATELGEFVSRIRTACRYYVANADDRLVVGTTNRTDALLGRVTRYGDAAADVRPLGATYASELSAVGRELGCSVGSPSDRSGRRDRDRSGGLDPSDSGAVPGEPGTELLDEILVRLVDQDLGIERTGDAVDADREIIRWCAVRHVASKRDRLRPPTTAGSDARSHFHELELKFDSSTSAPQS; translated from the coding sequence ATGGCGACTGGACGTCCCGAGACGGGAGCCTTGAACGATGATAACCACGATTTCGGGCAGCCCGACCTGCTGCGCTCTGAGTCGACGAGGTTGATCCGGGAACGAGCCGACGCACTTGACGCGGAAACCGCCGTCGTCTGTCTCTCTGGTGGGGTCGACTCGGCAACAACGGCCGCACTCGCAGTCAAGGCGCTCGGTGCTTCCTCGGTGACGGCGCTGATCATGCCAACCGACACGACAGACGAGCGGCACACGAACGACGCCCGTTCGTTCGCTGAATCGCTTGGCGTAGACTACGCAACCGTCTCGCTGAAGCCCGCCGTAGACGTGTTCAAACGGTACGTCGCCCCGCGGATCGCCGCGGACGGCGACGCCGTCGCGGCCGGGAATCTGGCGGCGCGCCTGCGGATGGCGTGTGCGCATCTTGTCGCTGACGCGTCCGACGGCATGGTCGTCGGAACGAGCAACCGCACTGAGCGGCTGCTCGGCTACTTTACGAAGTACGGAGACGATGCCGCTGATTTACACCCGCTCGGCGAGTACGACAAGACGGCAGTACGGGCGCTCGCGACCGCCCTCGACGTGCCGACGGAGATCATCTCACGGCCACCGACCGCTGGATTTTGGGCGGGGCAAACCGACGAGTCCGAGCTCGGTGCCTCCTACGCGACGCTCGACCGTGTTCTGGGGGCACTCGTCGGGCCGGATCCAGACGCTCGGCCGTTGCCGATCGACGAGGCGACAGGCGTCGACAGCGAAACTGTCGCCCGACTGCTCGATCGAGTCCAACAGACCGCTCACAAGCGACAGCTGCCGCCAGAACCGTCTCGAGAGGTCGCTGACTCGCCTACCGGAACCTCAGGTGACACCGCTTGTCCGCTTGTCGGTGGCGACCGTCGAGCGTCGAAAACTGCCGCGCGTGCCAGCGATCTCATTCGGTCCCAAGTCGACGCGGCCGACGGCGATGGCGTGATCGTCGACCTCGGAGCAGGACGAGAGTCAGGTATCGCCGCTGCGATCGCGGTCGAGGCGCTCGGGGCATCACGGGTCCGCGGACTCCACCTCCCGTGTCACAAGGCGGCCGGGCTCACCGCTCCGGCTCCCGAGTCGATTGCAGACGACCTCGGGATCTCTATGGATCGCGTGACGATCCGACCACTCGTCACCGAACTCGAAGCGGCGCTTCCGACGCGGACCACGGAGCGAGCGGGCGCGACTGAACTGGGCGAGTTCGTCTCGCGCATTCGGACCGCGTGCCGATATTACGTCGCCAATGCCGACGACAGGCTCGTCGTCGGGACGACGAACCGGACGGACGCTCTTCTCGGGCGTGTGACCCGGTACGGTGATGCGGCGGCCGATGTCCGGCCGCTGGGTGCCACATACGCGAGCGAACTGTCGGCGGTCGGCCGCGAGCTCGGGTGTTCAGTCGGTTCCCCCTCGGATCGATCCGGTCGGCGTGACCGCGATCGTTCGGGGGGCCTCGACCCCAGTGACAGCGGAGCGGTACCGGGGGAGCCGGGAACCGAACTACTCGATGAAATCCTGGTTCGTCTCGTCGATCAGGACCTTGGTATCGAGCGAACCGGCGACGCAGTCGACGCAGACCGGGAGATTATCCGGTGGTGTGCTGTTCGTCACGTCGCGTCGAAACGGGACCGTTTGAGGCCGCCGACGACTGCCGGCAGCGACGCTCGAAGCCACTTTCACGAACTCGAACTGAAGTTCGACTCGTCGACTTCAGCCCCGCAGTCGTAG